Proteins from a genomic interval of Collinsella sp. zg1085:
- a CDS encoding nicotinate phosphoribosyltransferase produces the protein MALTDPSRPTDVALLTDLYEITMAQGLWEQGKAQEQTSYTAFFRDNPFGSGFTIMCGSAEIAELVEHIRFDDEDIAYLQALSAPLGGPLFNPDFLNYLRHFRMTIDIDAVPEGELVFPREPLVRITGPALDCQLLETALLNTVGFQTLVATKTARVVQAAQGRPVAEFGLRRAQGPDGGMSVARASYIAGAASTSNVLAGKRYGIPVSGTHAHSWVMSFDTELEAFRTYAASMPKNCTLLIDTYDVHEGIENAIIVAKEMEAAGERLSGVRIDSGDLAKLSSYARARFDAAGLHYVKIVVSNDLDEYTIQSLLNQGAPVDSFGVGTKLVTCFDQPALGLVYKMAARRKTARDSWTPVVKLSEQPYKRTIPGIQELRRYYDEALSPVCDMIFDADHMQGEGNTLVAVSDAALTINVEHLSYKQLLKPCVRAGKAVEPRENLDCARERCAASLAALDAAYKRFLYPQTYMVGMEVGLAELRNQLVREHLAAVSSNQPWRVKSETLH, from the coding sequence ATGGCGCTCACCGATCCCAGTCGTCCAACCGACGTTGCCCTGCTTACCGATCTCTATGAGATAACGATGGCGCAAGGCCTCTGGGAGCAGGGGAAAGCTCAAGAGCAAACCAGCTACACAGCCTTTTTCCGCGATAATCCCTTTGGTAGTGGTTTTACTATTATGTGTGGCTCGGCAGAAATTGCTGAGCTTGTTGAGCATATTCGCTTTGATGATGAGGATATTGCTTATCTTCAAGCTTTGTCTGCCCCCCTAGGTGGGCCTTTGTTTAATCCAGACTTTTTGAACTACCTGCGTCATTTTAGAATGACGATTGATATAGATGCAGTACCTGAGGGCGAGCTGGTGTTTCCTCGTGAGCCACTCGTGCGTATTACAGGGCCGGCGCTTGATTGTCAGCTGCTTGAGACGGCGCTTTTGAATACCGTTGGGTTTCAAACGCTGGTAGCTACAAAAACAGCGCGCGTGGTACAAGCTGCTCAGGGTCGCCCAGTTGCCGAGTTTGGATTACGGCGTGCGCAAGGCCCTGATGGCGGTATGAGTGTGGCGCGTGCCAGCTATATAGCGGGCGCTGCGAGTACATCAAATGTCTTAGCTGGTAAACGCTACGGTATTCCGGTTTCTGGAACCCATGCTCACAGCTGGGTTATGAGTTTTGATACGGAGCTTGAAGCGTTTCGTACCTATGCCGCAAGCATGCCTAAAAATTGCACCTTGCTCATTGATACCTATGATGTTCATGAGGGCATTGAAAACGCTATTATTGTTGCAAAAGAAATGGAAGCAGCAGGCGAGCGTCTGAGCGGTGTGCGCATTGATTCAGGTGACTTAGCTAAGCTGTCTTCGTATGCACGTGCACGCTTTGATGCGGCGGGGCTACATTACGTGAAGATTGTTGTTTCAAATGATTTAGACGAATACACCATACAGTCACTGCTTAATCAGGGGGCGCCAGTTGATAGTTTTGGAGTAGGAACTAAGTTGGTAACCTGCTTTGATCAGCCGGCACTGGGCTTGGTGTATAAGATGGCGGCTCGCCGTAAAACAGCACGTGATTCATGGACGCCCGTGGTAAAGCTATCAGAGCAACCTTACAAGCGCACAATTCCTGGCATTCAGGAACTTCGTCGCTATTATGATGAGGCGCTCTCTCCTGTTTGTGACATGATTTTTGATGCAGACCATATGCAGGGGGAGGGCAATACGCTGGTAGCGGTAAGTGATGCTGCACTTACTATCAATGTTGAGCACTTGAGCTATAAGCAGCTTCTTAAACCATGTGTACGCGCTGGTAAAGCGGTTGAACCGCGTGAAAATCTTGATTGTGCACGTGAGCGCTGTGCGGCATCGCTGGCGGCGCTTGATGCTGCGTATAAGCGTTTTTTGTATCCGCAGACCTATATGGTTGGCATGGAAGTTGGTTTAGCTGAGTTGCGCAACCAGTTGGTGCGTGAGCATTTAGCAGCGGTATCAAGCAATCAACCTTGGCGTGTTAAGAGTGAAACACTACACTAA
- the proB gene encoding glutamate 5-kinase — protein MRASYKTMVVKIGSSTLVEEGLLRRDFIASLATQAQELQQLGWRLVIVSSGAIACGIPELGLDHRPSDMPSLQACASVGQCVLAAAYDEEFRRCNLLSSLVLLTRHDTARRSSYLHARDALTRLVALGVTPVVNENDTVVVDQIKFGDNDTLAALVSCLVEADLCVILSDIDGLYTDNPMLVRDARFIPEVSAIDASIIASAGDSSSSVGTGGMITKIRAARILMTAGIKSVICSGASERPLVRLAQGEALGTRFVSPNPHVDIAPRKLWIALGDTVHGSLTVDEGAAAAIIKRGSSLLPVGIRAVSGHFQAGDMLEIQDLTGHVIARGIAGAASDVLELAAGRRQEDIAQNSLIAELAHKAAIHRDDMIVFS, from the coding sequence ATGAGGGCTTCCTATAAAACAATGGTCGTAAAGATTGGTTCTTCCACCTTGGTGGAAGAGGGTCTGCTCCGACGTGATTTCATTGCAAGTCTAGCTACTCAGGCACAAGAGTTGCAGCAGCTGGGTTGGCGCTTGGTAATTGTGAGCTCAGGTGCCATTGCATGCGGAATACCTGAGCTTGGTTTAGACCACCGCCCAAGCGATATGCCCAGTCTTCAGGCCTGTGCCTCAGTGGGTCAGTGTGTGCTTGCAGCGGCATATGATGAGGAGTTTCGGCGCTGTAATCTCTTAAGTTCGCTTGTATTGCTCACGCGCCACGACACCGCCCGTCGTTCTTCATATTTGCATGCCCGCGATGCCCTGACCCGTCTTGTAGCGTTAGGTGTAACGCCGGTTGTTAATGAAAATGATACGGTTGTTGTTGACCAAATTAAGTTTGGCGACAACGATACCTTAGCGGCGCTCGTGAGCTGTCTAGTTGAGGCAGACCTTTGTGTAATTTTGTCTGATATTGATGGCTTGTATACTGATAATCCCATGCTGGTGCGCGATGCCCGTTTTATCCCAGAGGTTTCGGCTATCGATGCATCCATTATTGCCTCAGCAGGAGATTCAAGCAGCTCAGTGGGCACGGGTGGCATGATTACCAAGATTCGTGCCGCACGTATTCTCATGACAGCTGGCATCAAGAGCGTTATTTGTTCAGGTGCTTCTGAGCGTCCGTTGGTACGGCTCGCGCAAGGAGAAGCTCTGGGTACGCGTTTTGTATCACCAAACCCTCATGTTGACATTGCTCCTCGAAAGCTATGGATTGCTCTTGGAGACACCGTGCATGGTAGCCTGACGGTGGACGAGGGGGCTGCAGCTGCAATTATTAAACGAGGGTCGTCGCTGTTACCGGTGGGGATTCGTGCGGTGAGTGGGCATTTTCAGGCAGGTGACATGCTTGAGATACAAGACCTTACCGGGCATGTGATTGCACGAGGTATTGCAGGAGCCGCTTCTGACGTACTGGAGCTTGCGGCAGGACGGCGACAAGAGGATATTGCACAGAATAGTCTCATTGCCGAGCTTGCACACAAAGCAGCAATTCATCGTGACGACATGATTGTGTTCTCCTGA
- a CDS encoding ABC transporter permease: MNIKASLQTLKHYSFVAVFIVIYMYFAMVSGGLSLDAIMNVLRHSAVIGIIALGMGAICLTGEIDLSVGSMLTFVAGFSVVIFNMSHSIIVTFIFAVASGLLCGIFNGFLVGYIKMPAFIASLASMLMFRSISQYVCQKLPRNLIGNGSSVYRMDSSLEQYSSLYSFGNGKIASILPLVGLVLIIVTALFVYITTSTKYGKKIYAVGSNEKAARLAGINTSLIKLSVFAIAGALVGFAAFLWIAMNGSADPATTGKSYEMYAIAAVVLGGISMSGGRGKLLGVLFGAMSYTVIDKIIIALKMDSLINDSIKGAILIIVILIQIAGPRIKEWYALRRLRKQHT, from the coding sequence ATGAATATCAAAGCAAGCCTTCAGACCTTAAAGCACTACAGCTTTGTAGCGGTCTTTATAGTAATTTATATGTACTTTGCAATGGTATCCGGTGGTCTAAGCCTCGATGCCATAATGAATGTCTTACGTCACAGCGCGGTTATTGGCATTATTGCACTTGGTATGGGTGCCATATGTCTTACCGGCGAAATCGATCTTTCTGTAGGATCGATGCTTACCTTTGTGGCTGGTTTTTCGGTTGTTATCTTTAATATGAGCCATTCAATTATCGTGACCTTTATATTTGCAGTTGCTTCAGGCCTTCTTTGCGGGATATTCAATGGCTTTTTGGTTGGCTATATTAAGATGCCCGCCTTCATTGCAAGTTTAGCTTCTATGCTTATGTTCAGATCCATTTCTCAATATGTATGTCAAAAACTACCTCGAAATCTTATTGGCAATGGTTCCAGCGTCTACCGCATGGACTCAAGCTTAGAACAGTACTCAAGTCTCTACTCTTTTGGAAATGGCAAAATAGCTTCCATATTGCCCCTGGTTGGTCTTGTGTTGATTATTGTGACGGCACTATTTGTCTATATCACTACATCGACTAAGTATGGCAAAAAGATTTATGCCGTTGGCTCAAATGAAAAAGCTGCACGCCTTGCAGGTATTAACACGAGCCTCATTAAACTAAGTGTCTTTGCAATTGCAGGAGCTCTTGTTGGTTTTGCTGCCTTCTTATGGATTGCAATGAACGGTTCTGCCGACCCTGCTACCACAGGAAAAAGCTATGAGATGTATGCCATAGCAGCGGTTGTTTTAGGCGGCATATCAATGTCAGGCGGGCGTGGAAAACTCTTGGGTGTGTTGTTTGGAGCCATGTCATATACCGTTATAGACAAGATTATTATTGCACTTAAGATGGACTCGCTTATTAACGATTCAATAAAGGGCGCAATCTTAATTATCGTAATCCTTATTCAAATCGCCGGTCCTCGCATAAAAGAGTGGTATGCCTTGCGACGTTTGCGCAAGCAGCATACCTAA
- a CDS encoding sugar ABC transporter ATP-binding protein has protein sequence MALLEMRGIQMSFGAVQVLHDAELIVEKGSAHALLGENGAGKSTLMNILTGSLLADAGSVNLDGKDIFGASIKATETAGIAFVHQELNVFNDMSVVDNIFIGHEIVGSFGRLNKKEMLKRARSLFERLGVSIDPTAQVSDLRPSERQLLEIAKSLFFDAKLLVLDEPTTALNTQEVQHLFSIIKDLLKAGISFIFISHKMPEVFQICDSYTVMRNGHFIQSGKFSDVSPAEITDAMVGSALSGKELYVARSLGSEVLCVHNFSGVGFSWVSLSIKKGQILGLTGLQGSGASEFMQGLFGAIQSWEGTIKLKGKAFTPSSIQASMQAGLAYLASNRKDNSVIADVSILENQYISEHVLSAKHFTINKRAEVKKYHHLKTVLNLKAESPDAAITSLSGGNQQKVFLARWLNTEADILLLDNPTQGIDVGAKAEIYRLILELATQGKTILINTLEIAELREVADSCLVFYEGSVAAELTHDEIDERNVMQYSTQSVAQA, from the coding sequence ATGGCGCTTCTGGAGATGCGCGGCATACAAATGAGCTTTGGAGCAGTACAGGTGCTCCACGATGCAGAATTGATTGTTGAAAAAGGCAGCGCACATGCCTTATTAGGCGAAAATGGTGCCGGCAAGTCAACACTCATGAATATTTTAACTGGATCGCTTTTAGCCGATGCTGGCAGCGTGAATTTGGACGGTAAAGATATTTTTGGTGCCAGTATTAAAGCCACGGAAACAGCGGGCATTGCGTTTGTTCATCAGGAACTGAATGTATTTAACGACATGTCAGTGGTTGACAATATTTTTATCGGTCATGAAATTGTTGGGTCGTTTGGCCGCCTCAATAAAAAAGAAATGCTCAAACGCGCTCGTTCACTCTTTGAGCGGCTTGGCGTATCAATTGATCCAACAGCTCAGGTATCAGACCTGCGTCCCAGTGAGCGTCAGCTCTTAGAGATTGCTAAATCTCTATTTTTCGATGCAAAACTCCTCGTTTTAGATGAACCAACAACAGCTTTGAATACTCAAGAGGTTCAACATCTCTTTTCAATCATAAAAGACCTTCTTAAAGCAGGCATTAGTTTTATCTTTATTAGTCATAAGATGCCGGAAGTTTTTCAAATCTGCGATTCGTATACCGTTATGAGAAACGGTCACTTTATCCAAAGCGGCAAGTTTTCAGATGTTTCACCTGCTGAGATTACTGATGCTATGGTGGGTAGCGCGCTCTCCGGTAAAGAGCTCTACGTAGCTAGAAGCTTAGGCAGTGAAGTTTTATGTGTTCATAACTTTTCGGGTGTGGGTTTTAGCTGGGTTTCACTTTCGATTAAAAAGGGTCAAATACTAGGTCTTACCGGTCTACAAGGTTCTGGAGCGTCAGAATTTATGCAGGGATTGTTTGGAGCAATCCAAAGCTGGGAGGGAACGATTAAACTCAAGGGCAAAGCTTTTACACCGAGCAGTATCCAAGCTTCTATGCAGGCTGGTCTTGCGTATTTAGCATCTAACAGAAAAGATAACTCTGTCATTGCAGACGTTTCAATTCTTGAAAACCAATATATAAGCGAGCATGTCTTATCGGCAAAGCACTTCACAATAAACAAGCGCGCTGAGGTGAAAAAGTACCATCACCTAAAAACAGTGTTAAACCTAAAAGCTGAGAGCCCTGACGCTGCCATAACCTCACTCTCAGGTGGCAACCAGCAAAAAGTATTTCTCGCACGTTGGTTAAACACTGAGGCAGATATTCTGTTGCTTGATAACCCAACACAAGGCATTGACGTTGGTGCTAAAGCGGAAATCTATCGTTTGATTTTGGAGCTCGCTACTCAAGGAAAGACCATTTTAATCAATACCCTTGAAATTGCAGAATTAAGAGAGGTCGCCGATAGCTGCCTCGTCTTTTATGAGGGTTCAGTTGCGGCTGAGCTTACTCATGATGAGATTGATGAGCGAAACGTCATGCAGTATTCAACACAATCAGTAGCTCAGGCTTAA
- a CDS encoding substrate-binding domain-containing protein gives MKNLSRRSFIAGTGAAAVMAGLLTACGKTQGSADAPTAEGSAKSIYVLTPSEDHGWTGSVATFAKAKIADVNATATYKAELQTADSAAKQISELEDILAGNKEHIAGIVIQPMDDTVQSAIQSVVDANIPYVAFDRIIDAVAPAAVSNVKGDNAGIGAGCASYFVAHGLKPKDKVYVFEGDTSSVTTLRNQGFVDYLCGKLAFDGAKIDESLKWTEDDLASITYSGAMNWSRSDTKTAFESLMGDAANTDIKWFYAEDDELAMGIIEALEGGGIADSSKESFLAHKPYITGCGGLDELYEILRGNTHREMLAQLGGLMSVTYSPSMIQLAIQDLVDHLDNKTVVQDHVITCQNVTADNVAEFESFK, from the coding sequence ATGAAAAATCTCAGCAGGCGTTCGTTTATTGCAGGTACCGGAGCAGCAGCTGTTATGGCAGGTCTTCTAACAGCTTGTGGCAAAACACAAGGTTCTGCTGATGCTCCCACAGCAGAGGGCTCAGCTAAAAGCATCTATGTTTTAACGCCCTCTGAGGACCACGGCTGGACTGGCTCGGTGGCAACCTTTGCAAAGGCAAAAATTGCAGATGTGAATGCTACTGCCACGTATAAAGCAGAGCTTCAAACAGCAGATTCTGCCGCTAAACAAATAAGCGAACTTGAGGACATTTTAGCTGGTAACAAAGAACATATTGCGGGTATCGTAATTCAGCCCATGGATGACACGGTACAATCTGCTATCCAATCTGTCGTTGATGCAAATATTCCCTACGTTGCTTTCGACCGTATTATTGACGCTGTTGCACCAGCTGCCGTTTCAAACGTTAAAGGCGATAACGCAGGCATTGGTGCTGGCTGCGCCTCGTACTTTGTAGCTCACGGATTGAAGCCTAAAGACAAGGTTTACGTTTTTGAAGGAGACACTTCTTCGGTTACCACCCTGCGCAACCAAGGCTTTGTTGATTATCTATGCGGTAAGCTCGCGTTTGATGGTGCCAAAATTGATGAGAGCCTCAAGTGGACAGAAGATGACCTTGCGTCCATTACATACTCTGGAGCTATGAACTGGAGTCGCTCTGATACCAAAACAGCGTTTGAATCACTCATGGGTGATGCCGCTAATACTGATATTAAGTGGTTTTATGCAGAAGACGATGAGCTAGCCATGGGTATCATTGAGGCGCTCGAAGGCGGCGGTATTGCTGATAGCAGCAAAGAAAGCTTCCTCGCTCATAAGCCCTATATTACCGGTTGTGGCGGCTTAGATGAACTCTATGAAATTCTTCGCGGCAATACGCATCGAGAGATGCTAGCTCAGCTTGGCGGACTTATGAGCGTCACATACAGCCCCTCTATGATTCAACTTGCTATTCAAGACCTCGTTGACCATCTGGATAACAAGACTGTTGTACAAGACCATGTTATCACGTGCCAAAACGTCACCGCAGACAATGTAGCTGAGTTTGAGTCCTTTAAGTAA
- a CDS encoding sugar phosphate isomerase/epimerase, giving the protein MQFGLLSAILDGWTFEESVELASSIGFTTMELAAWPKGTAERRYAGVSHIDVKRVLYDTEYVAYMQETLAKNKMSISSLAYYPNPLDRQLEKRQAALEHLELVIQASAKLGIGLVTTFIGRDQFGTVEENLALVKTVWPHLLDCAKDADVKIGIENCPMLFGPEQWPGGQNIMSTPALWHKVFDILDSDYLGLNFDPSHFVWQQLDYVGAVYEFADKLFHIHLKDIKLRRDKLSRVGTMAYPLDYMLPKIPGLGDVNWGHFISALTDVAYTGPVVLEVEDKSFEGSKERVIDSIKQSYRYLSPFIS; this is encoded by the coding sequence ATGCAATTTGGTTTACTAAGTGCGATTTTAGACGGCTGGACTTTTGAAGAGTCGGTAGAACTTGCCTCCTCAATTGGTTTTACAACCATGGAATTAGCTGCTTGGCCAAAAGGTACAGCAGAGCGCAGGTATGCAGGCGTATCCCATATAGATGTTAAGCGCGTCTTATATGACACAGAATACGTCGCTTACATGCAAGAAACGCTTGCAAAAAACAAAATGAGCATCTCAAGCCTCGCTTATTATCCAAATCCGCTTGATAGACAACTCGAAAAACGTCAAGCAGCTTTGGAGCATCTTGAGCTAGTTATACAAGCAAGCGCCAAGCTTGGCATTGGGCTGGTTACTACGTTTATTGGGCGAGATCAGTTTGGAACTGTTGAAGAGAATTTAGCTCTCGTTAAAACGGTATGGCCACATCTTTTAGACTGCGCAAAAGACGCTGATGTAAAAATTGGCATTGAGAATTGCCCTATGCTGTTTGGGCCTGAGCAATGGCCTGGTGGGCAAAATATTATGAGCACGCCCGCTCTGTGGCATAAGGTTTTTGACATACTCGATAGCGATTACTTGGGACTAAATTTTGATCCGAGCCACTTTGTTTGGCAGCAGCTCGATTATGTTGGTGCCGTCTATGAGTTTGCGGACAAGCTATTTCATATTCACCTAAAAGATATCAAGCTCAGACGCGATAAGCTGAGCCGTGTAGGTACTATGGCATATCCCCTTGATTACATGCTTCCGAAAATTCCTGGGCTTGGCGATGTTAATTGGGGTCACTTTATCTCGGCTCTAACCGATGTGGCGTATACCGGTCCTGTGGTGCTTGAAGTTGAAGACAAGTCGTTTGAAGGTTCAAAAGAGCGGGTTATTGACTCGATTAAGCAAAGCTATAGATATCTTTCCCCGTTCATATCCTAG
- a CDS encoding Gfo/Idh/MocA family protein, with product MIGIGIIGCGKIAQVRHIPEYAAHPNVKIVALFDLNSERATELAALYGAKACKTIDELLSLTDIDAVSICTANIAHAKHTIAALQAGKHVLCEKPMASTAVECEAMVAAAQAATKQLMIDQNQRLTQAHQKAKELILTGAIGEVLSFRTCFAHGGPETWSVDPGTGSWFFDKSQAAMGALGDLGVHKIDLIQYILDDEITSVCARLATLDKRYSNGELVQVDDNALCLMQTAKGALGSLTASWTNYGSEQNATTIFGTKGILKIYENPAYSIVLEMADGTRTLMELESIQTNDNQTKSGVIDAFVDALIAGTKVPIPGASVLSAMRVVDACIVSNANAQWVEVKR from the coding sequence ATGATTGGAATTGGAATTATTGGCTGTGGCAAGATTGCACAAGTGCGTCATATACCAGAATACGCAGCGCATCCAAACGTGAAGATTGTTGCACTCTTCGACCTTAACAGCGAGCGGGCCACAGAACTTGCAGCTTTGTATGGAGCAAAAGCCTGTAAAACAATAGACGAACTGTTGTCTCTAACAGACATTGATGCAGTAAGTATCTGCACGGCAAATATCGCTCACGCAAAGCACACCATCGCTGCCCTGCAGGCTGGCAAACATGTTTTGTGTGAAAAGCCCATGGCAAGCACCGCTGTTGAATGTGAGGCGATGGTTGCTGCAGCTCAAGCCGCTACAAAGCAACTCATGATTGACCAAAACCAGCGTTTAACACAAGCACACCAGAAGGCAAAAGAGCTTATTTTGACAGGGGCAATTGGTGAGGTTTTAAGTTTTAGAACATGCTTTGCTCACGGTGGCCCTGAAACGTGGAGCGTTGACCCTGGTACCGGTAGCTGGTTTTTTGATAAATCTCAGGCTGCTATGGGAGCGCTGGGAGATTTAGGCGTGCACAAAATTGACCTTATCCAATATATTTTAGACGACGAGATTACCAGCGTATGTGCCCGCTTAGCAACGCTCGACAAACGCTACAGTAACGGTGAGCTGGTACAGGTTGATGATAATGCTCTGTGCCTTATGCAAACAGCAAAAGGTGCTCTTGGAAGTCTCACAGCAAGTTGGACCAACTATGGTTCTGAACAAAATGCAACAACAATTTTTGGCACCAAAGGCATTCTTAAAATTTATGAGAATCCTGCCTACAGCATCGTGCTTGAAATGGCAGATGGCACGCGCACCCTCATGGAACTTGAAAGCATTCAAACAAACGATAATCAAACTAAAAGCGGGGTAATTGACGCGTTTGTTGATGCGCTCATCGCCGGAACAAAGGTGCCCATACCAGGGGCATCCGTACTCTCAGCTATGCGAGTTGTTGATGCCTGCATAGTTTCAAATGCAAACGCACAATGGGTTGAAGTAAAAAGGTAG
- a CDS encoding LacI family DNA-binding transcriptional regulator has translation MKAKVTIEQIATAAGVSSATVSRAINHPELVNSATRTLISTTMQEFKYEPPSTARRQSYGTSKGLIAIEIPWLDNPFYAEIIRGMQVAARSKGYDTCIIWSRLEQEGSDSLYNQLSYLGVSGILVVSPLDAQTLERLKSIAPVVQCCEFNPDSSVPYVSIDDFASAAKATEHLIACGCTSLGILRGPSSFKYARERYRAFKQVLEQNGIEIHPEWIRKIPDNSFGLAYAEACNLFASKHIPEGIFCCSDVFGAAVLGAAHKYHIMVPDDLMIIGFDNVSMSEMVTPPLTTVNQPRYRMGATACSMVIEQIKGKHSSGSVVLDTELIVRETTLARKSTRSE, from the coding sequence GTGAAAGCTAAGGTAACTATTGAGCAAATTGCTACAGCTGCTGGCGTGTCTTCTGCGACCGTTTCACGTGCAATCAATCATCCAGAACTTGTTAACAGCGCAACGAGAACGCTTATTTCAACCACTATGCAGGAGTTCAAATATGAGCCTCCAAGCACCGCACGAAGACAAAGCTATGGAACTTCAAAAGGACTTATCGCTATAGAGATTCCTTGGCTTGATAATCCATTTTATGCAGAAATTATTCGCGGCATGCAAGTTGCAGCGCGCTCAAAAGGATATGATACCTGCATTATCTGGTCACGCCTTGAGCAAGAGGGGTCAGATTCGCTCTATAACCAGCTTTCCTATCTAGGTGTTTCTGGCATTTTGGTAGTTTCTCCTCTTGATGCGCAGACACTTGAACGACTGAAAAGCATTGCTCCTGTTGTGCAGTGCTGTGAGTTTAATCCAGACAGCTCAGTTCCGTACGTCTCAATTGATGACTTTGCATCTGCCGCTAAAGCAACTGAGCACTTGATTGCTTGCGGCTGCACAAGTTTAGGTATCTTGCGCGGACCTTCTTCTTTTAAGTATGCTCGCGAACGTTATCGCGCTTTTAAGCAAGTTCTTGAACAAAATGGCATTGAGATTCACCCAGAATGGATTAGAAAAATTCCTGATAACTCTTTTGGTCTTGCCTATGCTGAGGCGTGTAATCTTTTTGCATCAAAACACATTCCTGAAGGTATTTTTTGCTGTTCAGATGTCTTTGGTGCCGCAGTGCTTGGCGCTGCTCACAAGTATCACATTATGGTGCCCGACGACCTTATGATTATTGGCTTTGATAACGTGAGCATGTCGGAGATGGTTACCCCACCGCTTACCACTGTTAATCAGCCACGATATCGTATGGGCGCAACTGCCTGCTCGATGGTTATTGAACAAATAAAAGGTAAGCACTCAAGTGGTAGTGTTGTGCTTGATACTGAGCTTATTGTCCGTGAAACCACCCTTGCAAGAAAAAGCACGCGTAGCGAGTAG
- a CDS encoding anti-sigma factor antagonist (This anti-anti-sigma factor, or anti-sigma factor antagonist, belongs to a family that includes characterized members SpoIIAA, RsbV, RsfA, and RsfB.) has protein sequence MHEWTDIALIAPAADIDLSTVAILREQLDALLESGARRILVSCKSVTFIDSSGLALLLSRARRAHQLGGLLSLADTSPALTRFLQIVQVIDVLHVRPAQREPLPVLTPGAMPTWSKSLAVNAGIEHLPDARRRVSELLEQLALSEADRFDTALAAGEALSNALDHSNGSGCTLYMMAYADRVVIEVKDCGTGFEIAPDVCPAAREERGRGIRLMRMLMDSVEIRRRRDAETGTCCRLIKLLD, from the coding sequence ATGCATGAATGGACAGACATAGCACTCATCGCCCCTGCAGCCGATATTGACCTCTCAACGGTTGCAATTTTACGCGAGCAGCTCGACGCGCTCCTCGAAAGTGGAGCACGCCGGATTCTCGTCAGTTGTAAGAGTGTGACCTTTATCGATTCGAGCGGTCTGGCGCTCCTGCTCAGCCGCGCGCGGCGAGCACATCAACTCGGAGGCTTGCTCTCCCTTGCGGATACCTCCCCCGCCCTCACGCGCTTTTTACAAATTGTACAGGTCATAGATGTTTTGCATGTACGACCAGCGCAGCGTGAACCACTGCCTGTTTTAACACCTGGCGCTATGCCCACGTGGAGCAAAAGCCTTGCAGTGAACGCTGGAATTGAACACTTGCCTGACGCGCGCCGCCGCGTGAGCGAGCTTTTAGAGCAGCTTGCACTCTCGGAAGCTGACCGCTTTGACACAGCACTTGCCGCAGGTGAGGCACTCTCAAACGCCCTTGACCATAGCAATGGCAGTGGTTGTACCCTCTATATGATGGCATATGCCGATCGCGTGGTAATAGAGGTCAAAGACTGTGGCACTGGTTTTGAAATTGCGCCCGATGTATGCCCTGCAGCACGAGAAGAGCGAGGACGCGGCATTCGTCTCATGCGTATGCTTATGGACAGCGTAGAAATTCGCCGCCGCCGTGATGCCGAAACGGGAACCTGCTGTCGGCTTATAAAGCTGCTGGACTAA